The Acipenser ruthenus chromosome 54, fAciRut3.2 maternal haplotype, whole genome shotgun sequence DNA window gccacaaatcTTGAAAATCATTTTAAAGACAGAATTTGAGATAAATTGAAGTCTGTTTTGAGGCACAGATTTGCATATCCAAGAGTACATTCAAAGACACGAACCATGAAaacatatttactttttttcttacaTTAAAATAGATGTATTTATTGGTTAGTGTAGGAGGCATCTTTGTGCCCACTTCAGAAGAGGCTCTTTTCATTTCAATGACATTAGCATTGTTTAACTGCAGGAATGGCAGCTTATGTTTTAACATTGAACGACTTACTCAGACTTTTCATTgccatttcttttgttttgtttctccattCTTCTGGGATGTCAGCAGGCTTTGCATGATACTCCACTGCAAATTCTTTATTAAATTTAGTCATTACGTACTTCCAGTAGTCAGAGGCTTCGATACTGGGATCCGGGGGAATGTTCCAGTCAGGGTAAATGTCCCGGTAGTCTTTATAGGGATGAAACTTCCCCTGTGTGTCACAACTCCTGAATTTCCTTTCACTGAATACATCAGACGTGCACACACTCTCGGTTAGTTTCTCATTGGTTAGATATCTCCATCTCCCCAGCCCTTGTGGTCGATGCACTGATGCGTGGTGTTCTTTGTGGTCCTGGCCTCCTGCCTCACAGGGGACCTTGCAGAACGGACACTGCATTCCACAACCAAACATCCTCTTGAACAGCTCATCCTGAGGCTTGAATGGTAGGTTGATAAGTTTCTTTTCAACATCACAACCTTGAGAAAATTCAGCCCTTAGAGTACCTGTCAGTTCATTCACAAGAACCTGGAGATATTGAGCAAACTCCTTATTGTTTGAATTCTTTAGAAACAGCACTGTTCCTAACTCATCCCTGCAGATCACGAGGTCCTCATCCAGATTCCTGCAGATCATCTGAATAAAACTTGCCATGGTTTGGCTTTCAGCCGTTTCCTTCTGGGCATTTTCAatagctgcttgaattttttttgttattgtttcaagACGTTTCACTTGTAAATCCCCTATTTTGGCATCTTTTGAAAATTTCTGAACAATATGATTCGATATCCAAACCTTTACAAATTTCTCATAGTTCCTAATGTACTCCACATAGATTTCAAATTTATCTTCATCCAGAATCTGCTTTAAAAGTGAGAACTGGAAAAACGACCGGGAGCTGTATTTCACAGATTCCGCACCAGTCAAGATTTCATCTACAATGTCTATCCCAAGGGCTTTGTTGATGTACTCCCTCACTGCAGGCTTGAGGCAGCGCTCAGTGAATTCTTCAGCTGTTTTTCGGCACTGATCCTTCTCATGGTAAAGATCTTTGAAGTTTGAACAGTACTGAGGTCTACATTTTTCCAGAGCTTTCTTGGGGTCATTTTTTTCATTGAAGTCCTCATGCATCTTCTGAAACTCCCTGGCAGCGTAGCCACAGATGTGGAGCTTTAGATCAAGTTCAAACTGGGCATTGGTCTTCAGAGTCTCTTCATTTTCCAGCTCTTTGTCTATCATTTGCAGCAACTCCCTTGTGTAGGTATCATGATAATCTGCGCTACCTGATGTTCGCTGTGATACAAACTGCTgacatgtttgtattattttatttgccaTCTCAGTTGCTTTGTTTTCCGgttcttttttttcaggtttcCCTGAGAACATCTTCCACGTATTCTTAAACGTATTCTTACACATAGACAAAAGACCTggcttcttgtttattttctggttGTGTAAGATGTCAAAGTGCTTCTCAGTTGCAGTAAAGTGTGTTTGTCCACAATCATTAAAATGCTTCACCTCACTTAATTCCTTCTGAACATGACTGCCTTGCCTTCCCAAATTTATTCTCAATTTATTCAGTGTGTCCGATACAATATCTCGTGTCTTTAAGCCTTGAAATGTCAGTTCAGAGACTGTCTGCTTCCACATTGTTTCAAATTCATTCTCCAGCTGCTCTTCAGATAAagggctttttcttttcttacacTCATCAATCAGGCACAGTACTTTCCGTTCAATTGTGGCTCTATATTCTTCACGAATGGCGTTAATTTTTTTCATCTCTTTGTGTATAGCAATGTCGGTCTCGCATTTGTTTTTCACAGAGTTTTCAATTTCTCTCCTAAGACTTTTAATGCTGTTCACAAagtcttctctgtgcttttccaCTAGATggacatttctattttttttcttgtaataatTAGCCAGTTTCTCCTGAATTTCATTTTCTTGCTTTGCCAATTCAGAAGATGCCTCAGCTGTTAAACTGCACATAAAGTCATCATAGTTTGAGCTGCAAAGGTTAGAAATCCTTGTCTCAGCATTTGCTAGCCAGGTATACATGTGCTTCCGGAAGTCCCATTCCCAAGTATTAAACTCAACACAGAGATTACTGTAAGCCTCAGCCACTAGACTATTTCTGAAGCTGAAGATGAAATTCTCATATTTAACTGCTTTCCACAAACTTTCCACCCACTCCAAGAACTCTGTAATTTGTGCAGGAGGCTTTTGGTCAGTGCAGCTTTTTAACAGCTCAATCAAGCTCTTCTTGAACTGATACACAGTCTCACTGTAGCCGGTGTTCACTGGTGCCATTGGAGGGTTACCATGCCACAGGCCTGGTATGTACCAGTTATTGTTCTCTGCATCATACTCCATTATATCAGTGAATTTTTTGTTGGGTCCCTTCTTTTCCATTCTAGAAGCTGCCTGTGTCATCTCATTCAGCTGTTCTAGAAGCTTATTCCTGTCCCGCATGTTTTTGTCATAAGCAGACACGTCCCCCACATTCTGGTGCACAAAGTGACAGTTTGGTTTCTTCCCCACTTCTTTCATTCTAAGAAAGGCATGCACCACGATCTGTAGGATATCCTTCATCTCTGTGGAGTTCTCCATTGCAATGTTTATTATGGTGATGTCACTCAAACCTACAACCAGTGTTGCAAGCTCATTGTCATGTTCGTAGCTGTCTTCTAGTTGTGCCAAAGCTGGAGATTTTAAACCTTCAGTGTCGATTACCAAGATAAAATCACATTTCAGCTCTTCTTTAAGATCCTCTTTGACTCTGATTAACAGCATGAAGGCTCCTCTCGTGCATCTGCCACTGCTAACTGCAAACTGAACCCCAAACATTGTGTTGAGTAGGGTAGACTTCCCAGTGCTTTGGACTCCCAACACTGTTACAACCAGTACCCTGCTCTTGTGTTGGACTTTCTCATGGAGTTTTGTTAGAACATCGGTCACCCACCTTACAGGGATATTTGATGCATCTCCATCCACCAGCTCAAGAGGAAAGCCATCCAACAGCAGTTCAGCCCCAAAACTCGGAAGATATTGAAATTGCTTACAATATTTCTTATAGTCAGGATGGTAGCATGCAGCTTCATAAATCTGCCCCATTTCACGCATGAAATGTTCAATTCCTAAAGAGCTGTTTAATATTTGTTGATCCAGGGCTGCAATTATCTCTTTGTTCACCGACAACTTGCAACTCTTTTCTTTGTATTCATCACGAAGCCCAGAAAGCTTTTTTCGTGCTGTAACATCCAAGTTCATCCTCATCCACTTTAGAAAATAGGATTGTTCTTGTTTGCTTTCATTGGATATAGCAGTGATGAAACACTGCATTGCTTCAGACAAATCATAACTGCTTTGTTGTTGTCtcagtttctgtttttctctttgcaGATTGGCTTTATATTCTTCAATAGGCTTGTCTCCTGCCTTCCTTAGTCTGCACTCCTCTTTTTCTATTTTAGCCAGCTCCTTCCAAAGCTTCCCTTGCAATGGCAACTGATCCTCTTTATATTGCACCACATCGTCGATTCTACCTGTGATTTCTGCAGCACTTCTTTTAGCGTTCTGACATTCAGTGCAGTCTTCATCTACAGGAATCCCCAATTCATGTGCTTCAATAGACATGCCTTCAATGGTCATTTTGTGTTGACAGTTTTCCATGATGTCCTTCATAGTTAAGCGCAGTTTTGACACGAAGTCTGCATCATTGGTCTGCTGTTTCTTAAATAGGATCTGACTTCcacttaattttaattttgatgCCAAGTCTTTCAGAGAGTTTATGTTTTTCTCTGTCTTATTTGAAAAATTTGCAACCAAAAACAATTGGGCTTTAATATTTCCTGCAGAGGACAAGAGATTGCACTCACTCTCCGCAATACTGTCAAAAAATATGAAGACTGCCGAGGATGTTTGACATAAAATGGAAAACTGTTTCTGAAAGGAAAGGAGATCTCCATGAAGGTTGGCAACAGCTACAGGTTCTGGAAAGATGTCCAAGTTTTTGTTTCCACAAGGAAGGTACCAACTTATATCCACTAGACCATttgcaattctctgtgtaacatCACCACATTCCATATTACGATGGATGAAGACATCATGGTACTGCTGGGGGTTACTGAGAACCTGATTCAGAATCTGAGACTTTGATAAACTGCAGTCACCCAGCCTGACAAAAGAGATCATTGGCATGGCAGTGCTGACTATACTGTCTTCTACAAACCCTTTTGGGTCAGCTAATGAATGGGGtctaaacttcttcacaatgtcTCGCATGGCCCACAGCATTAATGTACACTGAATGGTGCTGCAGTCAGGGAGCAAGAGAGGTACAGCAAACTGGCACATCGACATTTTTAGCATCATTTCCTGCTGCAGGAAACTATCTGAGCACAGAAAGAGTGCTGTGATGAGATCAAGTGGATTAATTGTATTACTGTCTTGATCATCATTACTACCAATAAGTTCAAGAACACTATCAAGGTCTTGCAATGCCAAGTCTGTATCTGTCTCAGTAGCACTGCACTTGGTACTCCGAGCTGTCACATTTACCATCATGAGTCTTTTCAGAAAGCACCAGGGCAGTTTTTTCAGTGACTGAATCGGTTTATCTGTAATACTCTCTGTACCGATCTCAAGGACAGTACTCAACGTAATCTTGCCTGGGAAGTAGTTCTCCAGTCCCAGCTTGCACAGCAAATCTTCTAGATGTGTTTCTGAAAGGGAAATAGTAACAGTTATCCACTTAGCTTAATAATAAGAACTTTGGAGCAGCAGAGTGtcgacatgtttatttatttacatgcatATGCTTCACTAGTGACTACATTTGAACATGAGCAATGCACCAATACTCTTTTCATGTATATTAGGCATtggcaaatgaaaaacatttattcTGAGTGGGTGTACATCAAGATTGGAGGCTGATTGGTTTATGCAAGCGATGGATATGCTTGTCACTGGCTACTATACTTCAGATGTAGAAACATCATCTGAGCACATACTTACATGATCTGCTGTGTTAGGGAAACACTGTTCAAGTCTCTTACTGACTTCCGGTGGTTTAATTTTGACAGACAGTAAACTATTCATTCATTTCTGTCAAGTGTTTTAAGTTGCTGTCTTATTATCCAGCCTGCCAGCAGGTGGCAACATTGGGCAAGAAATTGCCTGAGGTTTAAATTAAACTAATCTACAAAGCAACAACTCCTCTATAAGAGCTATGATGTCTGTCCATGAGAATTAACAtctttaagaaataaaaacaaatctagaTGCAATTGTTTCTGTTTCTGCTGATTAATAGTGCCTGCTGGGTTTGTTGCAGCAAGTCACTATTCTCTTCTGGGTCCATATTTCATAGGATATACAGATTTACAATCCCTACTGAAGCTAGTGGGTCAGTCAGTTCCACTGTTATATAATTCTTTAAAATGATACTGTTACTGTCTAGGTCAAGCTTCAGACCCATGGGGCATAAATTACACAGCTTTATTGCATGAACACAACACCTTACCTGGAACAATATTCTCCATCACATGGGGTTTATGTATCATCACAAATGTATGAAATACAAGAAATTGGAAGTAGAGATTATCTAAGAAGCTAATACCCTGAGTTGTAGAGAACTGGTGCTTACTTGTGCAGACAGATGCAGAAGCAGGCATGCTCTGCGTCCCATTCTCCAGCACTGTGTTGACTGTTAAGCTGTACTCTGTCCCAGGTCTCAGCTTAGAAATGACAGTGGAATTGGAGAGTGCAGTAATGGAGTCTTGGTGACTCCTATCAGAGCTAGAGTAGGTAATTTTAAAGCTGTGTGGGATCCCATCCATATTGTcaggactgccccagctcagagaaGCAGTGTCACTTCCCACTAAGCCTATCTTTATCTCTCCAGGAGGAAGTTCTGGAATAGAAAAAAGAGAATTGATGTAACGGCATAGTACTCTTCTTCtaatattcagaaaaaaagttgtaaataaataattcttacttGTACACAGAAATCTTGAAACAGGCATGCGCTGGATCCCTTGACCAGTAGAGGTGACAGACGATGTGTCTGCTGGACCCTGAGGTTTGTCCAGGTCTTGAGGATTTGCGATGATGGGTGTAGCGTCCAGAGTTCTCTCTGAGCTGGGCAATTCTCTGTTGTCCTCAGCAAAGTGAGTGATTTGGCCGACCTGCGTTTTCTTCATTTCTACCTGGAGTTCAGCCTCTTGAGCCCTCTCACCTGGCACGCTCTTCTCTGATGACATCTCCGAGGTTCCTGCAGAGGGATATTACACAGTGACTGAATTACATCTGATGCAGGAACAAAATCGAGTCCATTGTTTGCAGTAAAAACCCATGGCAGGGTTTTTGAGTGAGGGCAGTTCAGAAATCAGAGGACTGTATGCAGTTGAAGCTGCAGACACAGGAGCTTGTCCTCAGTGGTTATACCAGGGCTCAAGACAAACTTCGCCTTAGGAGTCAATGGCTCTTgggccaaaaaagaaaaaaggtcacCAAATCCAATTGTTGGGTTCCACTTTGGTTGCTATAATATTcagctgcttaaaatacaacttgctaagacactaaagtgatactaaaacagtgaCTTAATGTTTGttctcacttgtttgttgccttgttctgctgaatggttaatctatgcagctaatgactgcaatgaactcagcatgtttatattttagatattttgcaagtgttgtgtatggaattggtgacagcaactttaattgtTTATAGATATAGTATGCAGGTCGCATGCTCAGTGTTAGATAGTGAAGTCGcgtcagtaaaaacaagtttgagTTTCAGAGAATTCATTCTGTTATTAAATACACCACTACAGCAAGCACCttgtcatatatttaaaaaaagatatgaatcattctttttaattaacacaatCTGAGACCTACATTTAGTGAATGGCAGTTGCTCTAGTGcaaacaagtacagtacatgttttctttgttttctcaGCAGTAGACTTTCCCAATTAAATGATCCTCAAACTCCTAACAGAAAACAATATGACCAAATCTATCATATCTGCAGTAGATGCAGCTGCTAAAGAAAGATGCAACAGACCAAAAATGTGttcgtgttgactcaaaactttatttaggaaCCCTGCGATTTGACTGGTGAAAGACAACATCTACGGTTATCATGCAGCAAATTTCACAGAAATGGTGAATCCGTGATAACAGTGAAAGGGGTTAGTTGGTCTATCACTGTTCAGTATATGGTGGCAGTGGGTGCAGGAAACAGGAaacatttaaaatggttgttATCCTTTGTGAGAACGCGGGTACAAAATAAATCTGTACTTTGCAAAACGTACAtcaagtgttctaatttgaattacTAGTTGTTCTATTTACATTACTTACTATATTCTATGTAAGGGTATCACTGATACTGTTATTGTAATCAATGCTAGTAATTGTATCATTGCACcgttttgcttatttatttgcttgcattaataaacaaaaatgatttgaTCCCTAAGAAGAGATTGTggtaaagcaatacaaatattaGATATGAAGGCTAATCACGCCCTTGAATGAAAGCAGCACAACAGCTCGATTGTATACAAAACAATGTTGTCTTTCCAGTTTGGGTACATTTCCAATAACTTAAGCTGCAGATAGAATAACGTCTTATGAACAGTCATTCAAACTAAACCGGTAAAACGGGTGCTTCTGAATTTCCAATGCAAACTTTGttgtgaagaagaaaaaaaaaagtttcacacaTGCTGCTTGTTTCATATACcgataaatatgtatatatcaaACTTAAGTAGCGGATAGTACTGAAATCATTTTTACACACCGTGAATATTAAATTAAGAGCTGACGAATATGTATTCGTTGACTTTTAGTAACTATTTCCAAACTTAAACCCTCTTCACATATCCCACGCGCTATCATATGATTTCCAGCACACAGCTCAACCTCTAGTGAATGTACAAACAGCACTGGACAGCAACAAATTCGGCTTTCTAATAAACAGGATTCATTGATCTCTAAACAAGATTGCGTAGCCCAAACAGGTGTAAGATCTACAGGAAAACGATACCAATTGAGGGTAAGCGTTGACAATACCCTGGAACAGGGTGTGGTCGTGATCACGCCACTACAGGAATTACGCCTGAAGAAAAATTGTTTCAGATATATTTCTGGAACATTGAACTTTGTAATGGGCATGGTCGAGTAGtttaacaacacacacacacacacacacacacacgaagcaATGCGTCAGAAAAGTTGAAtcacaaaactatttaaaacaaataccaaaCACCCCCCCCCCAGAATAAGCAATCCATTCTTCAATAATTGTATTGTATCAACCACAAAACATGCAAATAATTAGCATTGCACGTAAAGGGATTTCAAGTCGCTTTTAAAGCAATAGTGGCTTTGTAGACAGCAAATAGACAATAAGTCTTTTATTAGTGATTGGAAAGCGTTTTGTGGACCCAAATCACGCCTAtgagaaaaattatatatttttaacgaTGTATAAACCGCTGAACGGGTATATAATGGAATCTGCATTCTGCAAACACATTGTGGAGGACTTCCGctatttaaatgattattattattattattaagtaataataataataataataataataataataataataataataatcctggcttcctttcaaataaaaatagTTCCTCTTTTTTGTGCTACTTTACGATATGCTATGGTAAATTGGCACTGAACAAACGAATAACGAAAACATGTTTATATAATTCACACATTTataaatcggggggggggggggggggggcgacgacGACGACAAGatttagttaattttttttacacatggcacccgaAATCACATTGACAGATCGGTCATTGTAATAACAGAGGTGTTTGCTTGGCTTTACACAAACTTTGTAAACTTGGTAATTACCGCAAACGTGCTTCTATTAAACCAAGCGATGACACATGCAGCAATCTTAGTATAGTGTCTGAGCAACATCATTTCAactgatacagtattttgataatgggtttgaaggaaactgaaCATAGAAGTTTCAGTATCTGAATTACAATCTGCAGATGGATCGTTTAttttttctcaaagtagtttacgttatttacagtattcaaactttttttttttttaggtgagtGAATACATCTttgtttttgtacaaactccacatgTGTAATAGCTTTTTAgcatcaaaatacattgtaatggtgttgctatacaaaaataaaccactcatctctgctcttaattaataacctgtattagtaaatatatttgtattttaagcaatataaccgatcattctccAATTGTGTTTACCgtcagctgaagaaagtactttattttacACGATAGAATTTGTCTAACAAACTGCAGCACCGCGTTGTTTTGAGAACATTATAGATCTTAGAATAATTCAtagtggtatatattgtgcaactttagggttcatATAAAGTTTTTAAATTAATTCTGACTGtctgaaatgcgaaagttcaaatcattgcgtGAAAGTGTTTTGAGAGCCCCTGCACTGGCGCCGCGTACAGAAGCACATCGGGTCAGTgtgtactgtagtttttttttgttttttttttaatttattaaatgttcTCCCTTATTCGTGGTGTTGGGACCCGGGGACATGTCCCCGTCCTCTCGGTGGGCGTGGTGACAGATACCCGTTTCAGaaccgattccaaaaatctcctcaGATGCACGTGACTAGTTGTGACGCGTCACTGACAGCGTAGATTTCTCCAGCATGTTTTCGAGTTGCTCTGCTGGTATTTGATGGATTTCCCtgttttcacaattttttttccAGGTACGTTTGtagtaatattttgaaatctagtcgtcatttttattaaactgccAGTTTGTGCGCTGTGGTGAAGTCAGTTAAGATGTCCACGGGACCTTTATATAATAAACCTTACAGCTGTATAATAATTAAGACAGTACATTCGGGGAGTTCTAATATACTATATAGGGCTGTGAACGGATACTGCtgataatcatcatcatcatcatcatcatcatcatcatcttaccGTGTTTAGTCTTTCTTTGCAACTCGTCAGCCAGTTTTGCCTCGCTAATGGCCTTTAAAACAGATATCGTGATGTCAACAGCCTGCTTTATGGTGAAGGTGCCGATTAACAAACCAGCTACTTTAACGCTTCCCCCCTTCTGAAGCTTCTTCTTGGCGATTTTGCGCCCCTGGAACGGCGTTTCGCCCAGCTTGTCCTTGAACCGTTTTAGCCCGTTGTCGGGCAGGCACTCTAAAGTGTCTATAATGTGGTCCTTCACCGTTTTCTCCATCCCGGTTCAGCTGCGTCTTGTCTAAAGAGAGAACGCACGAAATTAGGAAATAGAGAGGGATAGGCAGGTAAGGAGCAGGGAGTGACGGATAGGGACGAGAGGGAGAGGTGAAGAGGGAGAGTGgtaagggagagggaggagggagaggagaggtaTGGGGTAGGGGAGGGAGAGTGGGAAGCAGGTAGGGCGAGAAAGTGGAGAGAAGGAGAACGGGGAAGTAGTGAATCGAGAGGTGGGCGAGAAAGAGGAAAAATATTGAACATTTATCACAAAACCTATTCAGCAGTATGCAAGTAGAGCTGAACGCATTGAGTTAAAAACGGTTTACGTCTCGTTACTAAATACAAATCAAATGGTGCAGCTAAAGTTTTGCAAACACAGTATTTGTAAAAAAagtaactaataaataaataaataaataaaatgcaccttCACTTACCTTCTCCTCCAGACTCGCTTCAATGTGTGACAGGACAAGGAGAAACCTCGTCTTATAGAACAGACTTGACGTCATCGTATAGGACACACGGACGTCATTGTGGCTGCCCTTTGAACGTGGATCCTCCCTGCATCCTTAGTTATGTTTTCCTCTTTAACTTTTTACTATCACTTTCGTTTTTACATTCGCTCTGCTTGCTACTTCCTTGTACAGtgaaaaaatagatttaaaagcaacacaatatataattgtttatttgaaaagttatcATTCAAGTTGCATAAAAATTTATTTTATGTACCACAGCTATAGAATTCAACAGTTCATACAGTTGTTTTATATGCTCATATGTTCTACAGTGGGGCCAGGAatcgattcagacagtcccccatATGTGTCAATATCCATAATTGATAGATAATACATTGTCCCCCAACGTAAATATATGACAAAAGCAATATAGGTaccttattttaaaaaggaaaacaaacataacaaccaaaatgtttatttttattttttatataagatTGTAAATTCACACAAAGCACTATCGAAacatttgtctgtttgtctgcgtTCCTTATAAGTTACATCACAGCCCCCTGCAAGGAGTAGCTCTGTCTGTTTAGTTGACAGAAAGCTTCAAGGCtttaattgtttgtattttgttttttatattacaaGTTACAGTAACTtaaacataccccccccccccccccccgcccccccgccttGGTAGCACTGTATTCTTGCATGCTGCActatttcacaaaataaaaccGGACGGCCATTCTGTCCTGAGAGGATCAAAAGAGATGGTTGCTTACAGATTTGCCGCCTTATGTTTCCAGAGCTGTTTATTTTAAGGTTATGTCCCGTTGCATacattattcacattttttgccATTAGTTAGCAAAGTAATTAATTAGCTGTAGTTAAGCAATTACCGTTACAAAGTCAAGCATTTGGACCACATAACAGTGGAGTTATTTTTTCGTATATCATTACAGATTGAGAAGACAATGCAAACTGTTATCTGTTTACATCTTTAAAATTAGGATATGTACTGAGGTGCTGTACTGTGAGCTGATATTGCATGTCCTTACAACTGCTGGTAGAGCAGTATTTTaaatagtggttagggccctggactcttgaccggaggatcgtgggttcaatcccag harbors:
- the LOC117398016 gene encoding interferon-induced very large GTPase 1-like isoform X1, whose translation is MEKTVKDHIIDTLECLPDNGLKRFKDKLGETPFQGRKIAKKKLQKGGSVKVAGLLIGTFTIKQAVDITISVLKAISEAKLADELQRKTKHGTSEMSSEKSVPGERAQEAELQVEMKKTQVGQITHFAEDNRELPSSERTLDATPIIANPQDLDKPQGPADTSSVTSTGQGIQRMPVSRFLCTKLPPGEIKIGLVGSDTASLSWGSPDNMDGIPHSFKITYSSSDRSHQDSITALSNSTVISKLRPGTEYSLTVNTVLENGTQSMPASASVCTKTHLEDLLCKLGLENYFPGKITLSTVLEIGTESITDKPIQSLKKLPWCFLKRLMMVNVTARSTKCSATETDTDLALQDLDSVLELIGSNDDQDSNTINPLDLITALFLCSDSFLQQEMMLKMSMCQFAVPLLLPDCSTIQCTLMLWAMRDIVKKFRPHSLADPKGFVEDSIVSTAMPMISFVRLGDCSLSKSQILNQVLSNPQQYHDVFIHRNMECGDVTQRIANGLVDISWYLPCGNKNLDIFPEPVAVANLHGDLLSFQKQFSILCQTSSAVFIFFDSIAESECNLLSSAGNIKAQLFLVANFSNKTEKNINSLKDLASKLKLSGSQILFKKQQTNDADFVSKLRLTMKDIMENCQHKMTIEGMSIEAHELGIPVDEDCTECQNAKRSAAEITGRIDDVVQYKEDQLPLQGKLWKELAKIEKEECRLRKAGDKPIEEYKANLQREKQKLRQQQSSYDLSEAMQCFITAISNESKQEQSYFLKWMRMNLDVTARKKLSGLRDEYKEKSCKLSVNKEIIAALDQQILNSSLGIEHFMREMGQIYEAACYHPDYKKYCKQFQYLPSFGAELLLDGFPLELVDGDASNIPVRWVTDVLTKLHEKVQHKSRVLVVTVLGVQSTGKSTLLNTMFGVQFAVSSGRCTRGAFMLLIRVKEDLKEELKCDFILVIDTEGLKSPALAQLEDSYEHDNELATLVVGLSDITIINIAMENSTEMKDILQIVVHAFLRMKEVGKKPNCHFVHQNVGDVSAYDKNMRDRNKLLEQLNEMTQAASRMEKKGPNKKFTDIMEYDAENNNWYIPGLWHGNPPMAPVNTGYSETVYQFKKSLIELLKSCTDQKPPAQITEFLEWVESLWKAVKYENFIFSFRNSLVAEAYSNLCVEFNTWEWDFRKHMYTWLANAETRISNLCSSNYDDFMCSLTAEASSELAKQENEIQEKLANYYKKKNRNVHLVEKHREDFVNSIKSLRREIENSVKNKCETDIAIHKEMKKINAIREEYRATIERKVLCLIDECKKRKSPLSEEQLENEFETMWKQTVSELTFQGLKTRDIVSDTLNKLRINLGRQGSHVQKELSEVKHFNDCGQTHFTATEKHFDILHNQKINKKPGLLSMCKNTFKNTWKMFSGKPEKKEPENKATEMANKIIQTCQQFVSQRTSGSADYHDTYTRELLQMIDKELENEETLKTNAQFELDLKLHICGYAAREFQKMHEDFNEKNDPKKALEKCRPQYCSNFKDLYHEKDQCRKTAEEFTERCLKPAVREYINKALGIDIVDEILTGAESVKYSSRSFFQFSLLKQILDEDKFEIYVEYIRNYEKFVKVWISNHIVQKFSKDAKIGDLQVKRLETITKKIQAAIENAQKETAESQTMASFIQMICRNLDEDLVICRDELGTVLFLKNSNNKEFAQYLQVLVNELTGTLRAEFSQGCDVEKKLINLPFKPQDELFKRMFGCGMQCPFCKVPCEAGGQDHKEHHASVHRPQGLGRWRYLTNEKLTESVCTSDVFSERKFRSCDTQGKFHPYKDYRDIYPDWNIPPDPSIEASDYWKYVMTKFNKEFAVEYHAKPADIPEEWRNKTKEMAMKSLSKSFNVKT